The segment CCATGCTTTTGCTAAAGCCATAGCCGGGGTCGAGGATCACATCTTTTACACCACAGTCGTGAAGCTGCTCGAGGCGGCGACGGAAGTAGTCCGCTACGCACACCTCTACAGAGGGCTTGTAGTCCACTACCTGATGCATCCCCTCGACGTTGTGCTCTAGGTGCATCAGTATGTAGGCGACGCCTAGCTCCCCTACAGTGCGGTACATCTTCGGATCGGCCTGACCGCCCGATATGTCGTTGACGATCTCCACGCCATACTCCTCGACGCACGCCTTCGCCACGTCAGCACGGTAAGTATCTACCGAGATAGGCAGGTCGGGTGCCTCAGCACGGATGATCTCTAGTGCGTGGCGTAGTCGGCGTAGCTCCTCCTCGCCATTGACCAGCTCGCCTCCAGGGCGTGTCGAGCAGGCGCCAATGTCGATGATGCGTCCTCCCTCCTGGACGATCTCGTGGGTACGCTCAGCGATCGCCTCAGCGGTCTGCTTGCGACTACCCGCATAGAAGGAGTCGGGCGTCACATTGAGGATGCCCATCACGACAGGCTCCGACAGGTCGAAGGCGCGTCCCCCTAGATTGAGTATATAAGACATAAGCGTGTCAGGTCTTGTGGATTGTTGTGATCGCTCCTCGTCACTTACTACATGGTAGTGGCGAGGAGCGATTGCTTTTATAGATTAAAACTTCGCTTGGCGCATATCCTTTGTCTCTGCAAAGGCTTTGTGGAAAGCGAAAGCCTTCTCTAGACAAACAGGAGTCTGTCCCTCCGAAGCCTGAGCTAGATAAGCACGTAGCAGTGGACGGTAGTCGGGATGGGCGCAGTTCTCTATGATGCGCTCCGCACGCTGTCGTGGAGAGAGACCTCGGAGGTCTGCGATACCGTATTCGGTGATGAGTACCTTGACCGAGTGCTCGCTGTGATCCACGTGGCTCACCATCGGCACGATGGCGCTGATGGCGCCGCCCTTAGCGGTTGAAGGCGTGGTGAAGATAGAGATATAACCATTGCGGGTGAAGTCGCCCGAGCCGCCGATGCCGTTCATCATCTTGGTGCCTAGGACGTGTGTCGAGTTGATGTTACCATAGATGTCTGCCTCTAGAGCGGTATTCATCGTGATGACCCCGAGGCGGCGCACGATGCCTGGGTTGTTGGAGTACTCCTCAGGGCGCAAGAGTAGCTTGTCCTTGAAGAAGTCCCAGTTCTGATAAATGTCTAGGATCACATTACGACTGACTGAGAGCGAGCAGCCCGAGGCGAACTTAACGCGTCCCTCCTTCATCAGCCCAATGACGGCATCCTGGATCACCTCGGTGTAAACTTCAAAGGGTGGGATCTTCGGGCTCTTACCTACGGAGGCTAGGACCGCATTGGCGATGTTGCCTACGCCACTCTGCAGCGGGAGGAACTCACGAGGGATGCGCCCCGTGCGGATCTCCTCCTCGAGGAACTTCGTGACATTGTCCCCAATTGCCTGCGTCACCTCATCGAGCGGTGCAAAGCCTCCGTCATCGTTTGGCTCGCTGGTCTTGACGACCGCTACGACCTTCTTCGGGTCGAGCTGTACGTAAGGCTTGCCGACACGATCAGAGGGCTTGTAGATAGGTAGCTCACGACGTGCGGGTGGGTCAAGAGGCTCTGCGATGTCGTGGAGACCACGTATCTTGGCCGGGTGACGGTCATTGATCTCAACGATGATCCGGTCTGCGAGGCGGCAGATGGTGGGTAGGATACCGACGCCCGTGGTGGGTACCAGCTGACCATCTTCCGTTAGCTCAGCAGCCTCGACGATAGCCACGTGGATCTTGCCAAAGAAGCCAGCACGCATCTCCTGCGCCAGCTGCGAGAGGTGCATATCGCAGTAAGCGACCTCACCGCTATTGATCTCGGCGCGTAGGTCTTTGTTGGACTGATAGGGTGCTCTAAACTTGATTGCGTGAGCACGTGCTAGGGCTCCGTCGAGGCGGTCGCCGGTCGAGGCGCCTGTGAAGACACCTATGCGAAACGGTCTCCCCGCCGCATGCTCCTCCTCGGCGTAATGAGCGATGGCTTGTGGCACTACCTTAGGGCAACCAGCTGGTGTAAAGCCACTGAAGCCTACCTGATCGCCATCGTGAACTAATCTCGCTGCCTCTTCGGCAGTCATGATTGGGTAAGACATACTATATATTGGGTTAAGTGTTTGTGCTATAAGAGGGCGCCACCGCCTCGCTGCGGTTGCGTTTCTCAAAGGTACGGAAAAAAGAGATTAGAGATTAGAAGTTAGAGATTAGAGAGCGGAGGCTTTCTCTAGGAGTGCTAGTGGCTCTAGGGACTTTAGTCAATCGCTAGAACTGGAAGTAGATGAAGGGCTGCACACCACTGCTCTGGAACTGGACGACGAGCAGCACGACGAGGGCGAAGAGGAGTGCCTGACCGACGAGCGGCATACGACTGATGCTGCGCTCGAGGGGGCGGAAGGCGCGCTGCGGGACGAAGTGCGCCACGAAGCCTAGCACGATGAGCGTCACGACGAGCCAGTAACCCTCGAGGAACTGTGGGATGATCTCGGGGTGGAACTCGTACCGTATCATCTCAAACATCTGTCCGATGCCCTCCATCGTCGGCATACGGAAGAAGATCCATGCGAAGCAGACGAAGTGGAAGGTGATGAACATGCCTAGGTAGCGTCTGAACCGTCCCACAGAGGCTCCGTCGGGGCGTGCCCACGGGCAGATCTGCATATAGAGCTTGTGCAGGGCAAGGGCGACACCGTGCATACCACCCCAGAGGATAAAGCGCAGGCTGGCTCCGTGCCATAGTCCGCCGAGGAGCATCGTGATCAGGAGGTTGAGATAGGTACGCAACCGACCACGACGACTCCCCCCGAGCGGTATGTAGAGATAGTCTCGCAGCCAGGAGGAGAGGGAGATGTGCCAGCGCCGCCAGAACTCGGTGATGGTGGCGGAGCGGTATGGCGAGTCGAAGTTGATGTTGAAGCGAAAGCCGAGCCACAGGGCGATGCCGATAGCCATATCGGAGTAGCCAGAGAAGTCGCAGTAGATCTGGAGTGCGTAACCGTAGATGGCCATGAGGTTTTCGAAGCCACTGTAAAGGGTAGGGGCGTCGAAGACACGATCCACAAAGTTGAGCGAGATATAGTCGGAGATGATCGCTTTCTTAATGAGTCCCGAGAGGATCAGAAAGAGTCCCTCGCCAAACTCCTTTTTGGTAACCCATACGGGCTTGTAGATCTGCGGGATAAAGTCTTTGGCACGTACGATAGGCCCCGCCACGAGCTGAGGAAAGAAGGAGACGTAAAAGAGGTAGTCGACCCAGCGTCTCAGCGGACGTATCTCGCCTCGATAGATGTCGATGACGTAGCTGAGCGACTGGAAGGTGAAGAAGGAGATGCCGACGGGGAGAAAGATGTCAAGCGGCCCTAGCTGTGTCGTGCTTACCTCGCCAAGCCCAACCAGTCCGCCGACCCACTGCACGAGCGGGGTGAAAAGCTCTAGGAGGAAGTTGGTATACTTAAAGTATCCGAGCATGCCGAGGTTTAAGCAGAGGGAGAGCGTGAGCCAGCGGCGCTTGACTTTGCGCTCTGGGGTGGCTGCTATGAGGTGCCCGATGATGAAGTCGACCGTGGCGGTCATGATGAGGATCATAGCGTAGTAGCCGCTGCTCTTGTAGTAGAAGAAGAGCGAGAAGCACACTACATAGATGATCCGTGCCAACGTGTGCCTACGCAGCAGGTAGTAGAGCGGCAGGAAGAGCAGGAAGAGGACGAGAAAAAGTCCACTATTGAAGAGCATCGGCGCGGAGCTATCGTAGGTGAGTAGCTCGGCAGCTCGTGAGAGATAGGGGGTGAGCATACGGGGGTTAGTCTTCGGAGGCTTGAGGGGTGACGTGGGAGGAGCGTTGGCACCACTGCTTATAGTTGTCTTGAAGGGCTGTGGCAATCGTCTCTCCTACCTTATTATAGCCAGCAGCGGTCAGATGGACGCGATCGCCAGAGAGGATGCCACTAGAGAGCAACTGCGCAGCACCCGCCTTCCCGCCGAAGTGAGCGAAGAGGTCGATGTAGCCACACCCCAGCTCCCGAGCTTGCTGCTGTAGCTCGTCGGCGATGAGCTGGCAATTGGCATTAGCCCGATAACTCGTGCGGTAGACCGTGCGACGACGCCTACGCCTGCCACGACGCCTTTTGTGTGCTGTGCGGATCTTCTGATAGTTGGCGACAGGCGAGGTAAGGACGATGGCGCAGTCGGGATTGCTCGCTTGGAGCCTGCGTACTAGTCGAGCGACCTCTGCGCCAAAGTTGTTGCGGTCAAACTGCCGTGCGAGCGACTCATTGGTACCCAGCGAAAGGATGATCAGCCGAGGACGCAGGATGGCAACGGAACTAGTGAAGCTCCCCTTGCTGTAGGTGTAGTAGGTAGCACCATTGTAGCCGATCGTGTGGACGAGTGCGCCGCCACTATTACGCTCTAGGCTAGCACCATACCAGACGGCCGAGGCGGGAGCGGTCACCTCTGCCGAGCTTACGTAACGACCCACGAGGAGCGTGTCGGTGACGATCTGCTCTGTGGTCAAAGTGTCGTGAGCGATAGCGATCTCGCCAAGGCTATGGCCAGCTAAGGTGAAAGGTTGCGTTCCCCGCTGTCGGTAGATGACGATGCGGTCGAAGGTTTGCCCGCCACCGCACTGCAGGGTATAGGTGACGGCACTACTAGCTCTCGTCTGTAGCACCATGCCCGTAGGACTCTCCCGATCGTAGTCTCTCTGGGTGATCTTAACGCCCGACGTTCCGGCTGAGGAGGCTCGTATCACCGTGTGGATAGGCGGATTGGTGCCCAATAGGCGAAAAGGACCTACCCAGCCAAGTCCACCATTGCCCCAACGCTGCGTAAAGGCTTGACGGATCGGCATCGTGAAGTGTCCTGCCTGTATGTGCGAGTCGCCTAGGTGAATGATCGAGACGATCTGTCCAGTCGCTCTCGCCTCGTCACAAGCGGACCAAAACTTATCGAGGTAACCGTCGGGGGCTACGAGCTGTGGCACCCGCTGTGCCATAAGCGTCTGCACCATAAGGAGTAGACTCCCTATGATGACACAACTGATCCGTATCAATCTACTCTTCATCACCGATCAGATCTGCTGTGAGTAACTTAGCGAGCTGCCGCCCACCTGCCATAGAGATGTGGGTGTAGTCTTTTGCCGCCCACCCTTTGTCCACAAAGCCTTTGATGCCGCCGAGCGAAGCCATCGCCTCATGCGTGTTCCAAAAGAGGAGTCCGTAGCGCTGCGCTAAGCGGTGCTGTGTGCGGAGTACACGAGCCACCCCATTGAGCGGGTGTATCTCTCCCTCACGCAGCGTGGCGCGGTCAGAGAGTGACAGGAGTAGGATCGTGGCGTGCGGGTAGAGCTTCTGGATATGCTCGATGCTCTTAGACATGGCGGCGTAGTACCAGTCGTAGCTGTCGTTATTGTCCTGAGCGCTTACCACATTAAGCCCATAGGAAAGGATGATCAGGTCGTAGGGGCGGAAGCGTGAGAGCTGTGCCGTCAGGGCTGAGGAGACAGCGTTGAGTTTTGTCCCCATAGAGCCACGAAGACTGTAGTTGTCCACGGAAACGCCCGTTGCGCCGTCGAAGCAGACGCCATAAAAGCGTGTGCCATCGCCCCCCTCGGTGGCTAGCTCAACCCGCTTGACACCACTATGCGGAAGGGTATACTCGGCCATTGCTCCGTGACTAGCTGGCAGCTCGACACGCTGACGCTCGCCTCCATTGATGCCGTAGGTGATCGTCACCGGGATCGAGTCACTGACGTACTGGAGCGTGACGCGATCGGCTGCACTCTTTAGCTTGTAGCTTGTGGAGGCGGCTGCAGTAGCTGTGGCAAAGGTCTCTGCTAGTGTGAAGAGCGTACGAGACTTACTCTTATTGGCGGAAGTCTCCTGCCAAGCCCCCTCGAAGCGTTGCTGGATGCTCTGCCTAAAGCGAGCCACAGGCGAGGTGAGCGGTACGTAGCCCACGCCTTGACCACCATAAGTCTGTTGGAGAGCCTGGCGAAAGGGAGCCACCAAGATGTCGCCCTCTATAAAGGAGTCACCGACGAAGGCAATATGTACCGCCCGCGAGTGCCCCTCCCGCAGCGTGGCGCGCAGACGGCGCAGCGCACTCTGTCCCTCAGAGTAGTCCATCAGACGGCTGGAGAGCTCTAGCGGAGGAAGCGTATCGATCGCAACTTGCGTACGACTGGTCGAGTCCCCTATTGCGGTTGTGGAGCCCTCCAAAGCATCTTCCGGATCAAAGGACCCTTCTGATTCGTCTAAGGGTATGGAGAGCATTTCCGACGATTGGGTTGCTGTCGTATCGAGGAGATCACTCAGCGGGTTGAACCCCTTGAAGTGGTAGCCTGCGATAGGACCGACAGCGACCAGTAGCTCCGAGAGTCCATACGCTAGCAGACCGCCAACGAGGAGTAGCAAGAAGCTACGGTAGAGAAGATTCTTTCTTTTCATGAACTATGAGACGATACGCTAGAGCTGGGCGTTAATGCTTGGCGGCTCTTCTATCCTCAGCCTCTTTGCGCCGCGCCTCTTGGAGTAGCTTATCCGCCTCAATGAGCTGATCGTAGAAGTGCGCCCCGAAGGCTGCTATCAGTGGCTCGCGAACGAATTGGTAGACCTTGATGCCGAGTTTGCGCCCTCGCTCCACAGCCGCCTGACAAATGTCCCAGCGGTCGTAATGTAGCGATGAGAAGTACTTGAACTGACGCACACGAATAGGGTAGAGGCGACAACTAATGGGCTTCTCTAGCTGCACCTCGGGATGGGTCGAGGCGTACCACTCGATGGCGCAGCGTACCCCTTCGGGCGGTGTCGGGTGAAGCGTGAAGGCGCAGTTCTCGCCGTTCACTATAGAGAGTACCCGCTCGCCAGTCATATCTATGTAGCTCACCCCTTGATGATGGATTAGCTCAGACGCCTCGGGAGCTAGGTGTGGCTCAAGGAGCGAGAGGTGGCGCTGGTAGCTGCGACACTCACGCTCTGTGGCGGGAGGACCCGCATCGCCATGCACGCAGCAAGCTCCACGGCATACAGCGTAGTCGCAGGCGAAGCACTCCTCAAGGATCTCAAAGCTCACTACCTTGTCATCTATCTGTATCATCCCTCTGCAGGCGTTAAGGTTATCATCAAAGCTTTACCCTCGCCAGGTGCTACCTGCATCGGAAGTGTCTCGGCGGGGAGCAGTAATGCTTCATGGGAAGCTAGTTGCCACGGCTCCGTATCGTCCCCGCTTAGCAGCAAGCTCCCGGAGATGCCAACAAGGATCGCACAGCTCGTGCCTTCGGTTGTAATGAACTGAGACGAGTCTGGTGTGGCTGTCACCTCGTGACAGACGAAGCGTGGCGTACCCAGGGGCAACTGGCGAGAGTCCAGTCTGTACGGTTCTAGAGTAGCACTGCGGAGCGCCTCCTCGATGTGTAGCGTACGCCGGGCTCCCTCGTCATCTACTCGGTCGTAGTCGTAGAGACGATAGGTCGTGTCGCTCGTGTCCTGCACCTCGATCAGCATTGATCCGGCACCTAGTGCGTGGATCGTGCCAGCCGGTAGAGCGATAGCCTCTCCTGGTCTCACAGGCTCCCAGTGCAGATAGTGCATCAGAGCCGCGCGCTCGATGACAGAGCGCAAGGCGTCGGCACTCATCGACTCAGTCAGTCCGAGACAGATACGGCTCGTCGGCTCCGTCTCTAGGAAGTACCATATCTCATCTTTGCCCCCCTCCTCTGGTGATGGGTGTACCTGCACAGAGAGATCTGCCGCTGCGTCTAGCAGCTT is part of the Porphyromonas asaccharolytica DSM 20707 genome and harbors:
- the folP gene encoding dihydropteroate synthase, which codes for MSYILNLGGRAFDLSEPVVMGILNVTPDSFYAGSRKQTAEAIAERTHEIVQEGGRIIDIGACSTRPGGELVNGEEELRRLRHALEIIRAEAPDLPISVDTYRADVAKACVEEYGVEIVNDISGGQADPKMYRTVGELGVAYILMHLEHNVEGMHQVVDYKPSVEVCVADYFRRRLEQLHDCGVKDVILDPGYGFSKSMDDHYRLLTHQREALQEFAEPVLVGFSRKRMVQTVIGADAMHSGDATNVLHTYALMEGIAQIIRTHDVRLAVEAIKVTDMIRKHLPDATGASSYTHWQRPLETL
- a CDS encoding acetyl-CoA hydrolase/transferase family protein; amino-acid sequence: MSYPIMTAEEAARLVHDGDQVGFSGFTPAGCPKVVPQAIAHYAEEEHAAGRPFRIGVFTGASTGDRLDGALARAHAIKFRAPYQSNKDLRAEINSGEVAYCDMHLSQLAQEMRAGFFGKIHVAIVEAAELTEDGQLVPTTGVGILPTICRLADRIIVEINDRHPAKIRGLHDIAEPLDPPARRELPIYKPSDRVGKPYVQLDPKKVVAVVKTSEPNDDGGFAPLDEVTQAIGDNVTKFLEEEIRTGRIPREFLPLQSGVGNIANAVLASVGKSPKIPPFEVYTEVIQDAVIGLMKEGRVKFASGCSLSVSRNVILDIYQNWDFFKDKLLLRPEEYSNNPGIVRRLGVITMNTALEADIYGNINSTHVLGTKMMNGIGGSGDFTRNGYISIFTTPSTAKGGAISAIVPMVSHVDHSEHSVKVLITEYGIADLRGLSPRQRAERIIENCAHPDYRPLLRAYLAQASEGQTPVCLEKAFAFHKAFAETKDMRQAKF
- a CDS encoding MBOAT family O-acyltransferase, producing the protein MLTPYLSRAAELLTYDSSAPMLFNSGLFLVLFLLFLPLYYLLRRHTLARIIYVVCFSLFFYYKSSGYYAMILIMTATVDFIIGHLIAATPERKVKRRWLTLSLCLNLGMLGYFKYTNFLLELFTPLVQWVGGLVGLGEVSTTQLGPLDIFLPVGISFFTFQSLSYVIDIYRGEIRPLRRWVDYLFYVSFFPQLVAGPIVRAKDFIPQIYKPVWVTKKEFGEGLFLILSGLIKKAIISDYISLNFVDRVFDAPTLYSGFENLMAIYGYALQIYCDFSGYSDMAIGIALWLGFRFNINFDSPYRSATITEFWRRWHISLSSWLRDYLYIPLGGSRRGRLRTYLNLLITMLLGGLWHGASLRFILWGGMHGVALALHKLYMQICPWARPDGASVGRFRRYLGMFITFHFVCFAWIFFRMPTMEGIGQMFEMIRYEFHPEIIPQFLEGYWLVVTLIVLGFVAHFVPQRAFRPLERSISRMPLVGQALLFALVVLLVVQFQSSGVQPFIYFQF
- a CDS encoding GDSL-type esterase/lipase family protein, with the protein product MKSRLIRISCVIIGSLLLMVQTLMAQRVPQLVAPDGYLDKFWSACDEARATGQIVSIIHLGDSHIQAGHFTMPIRQAFTQRWGNGGLGWVGPFRLLGTNPPIHTVIRASSAGTSGVKITQRDYDRESPTGMVLQTRASSAVTYTLQCGGGQTFDRIVIYRQRGTQPFTLAGHSLGEIAIAHDTLTTEQIVTDTLLVGRYVSSAEVTAPASAVWYGASLERNSGGALVHTIGYNGATYYTYSKGSFTSSVAILRPRLIILSLGTNESLARQFDRNNFGAEVARLVRRLQASNPDCAIVLTSPVANYQKIRTAHKRRRGRRRRRRTVYRTSYRANANCQLIADELQQQARELGCGYIDLFAHFGGKAGAAQLLSSGILSGDRVHLTAAGYNKVGETIATALQDNYKQWCQRSSHVTPQASED
- a CDS encoding DUF3109 family protein; the encoded protein is MIQIDDKVVSFEILEECFACDYAVCRGACCVHGDAGPPATERECRSYQRHLSLLEPHLAPEASELIHHQGVSYIDMTGERVLSIVNGENCAFTLHPTPPEGVRCAIEWYASTHPEVQLEKPISCRLYPIRVRQFKYFSSLHYDRWDICQAAVERGRKLGIKVYQFVREPLIAAFGAHFYDQLIEADKLLQEARRKEAEDRRAAKH
- a CDS encoding type I phosphomannose isomerase catalytic subunit; amino-acid sequence: MSRKLTPIRCTPQYYHKIWGGGHLAPTGGDKQIGEVWLLSALAGQETPTAGADYEGASLDALVARYGDRLLGRGQTARCGGAFPLLIKLLDAAADLSVQVHPSPEEGGKDEIWYFLETEPTSRICLGLTESMSADALRSVIERAALMHYLHWEPVRPGEAIALPAGTIHALGAGSMLIEVQDTSDTTYRLYDYDRVDDEGARRTLHIEEALRSATLEPYRLDSRQLPLGTPRFVCHEVTATPDSSQFITTEGTSCAILVGISGSLLLSGDDTEPWQLASHEALLLPAETLPMQVAPGEGKALMITLTPAEG